In the genome of Bacillus thuringiensis, the window GTCAGGTGTAAAACTATCAATTGAGACAGTAATGAACCTTGATCATCTTGTGTACGGTTTAGAAAATATTATCGACTAAAGGGGAGACAACGGATGAAAATTGCCTTAATCGCACATGACAAAAAGAAAAATGATATGGTTTCGTTTGCATACGCATATAAACCAATTTTTGAACAACATGAATTATTTGCAACAGGAACGACAGGGCTTCGTATTATGGAAGCGACTGGATTAGTTGTAACAAGATATCAATCTGGCCCTCTTGGTGGAGATCAAGAAATTGGTGCAATGATTGCAAAAAACGATTTAGATATGGTGATTTTCTTCCGCGATCCATTAACAGCACAGCCGCATGAACCGGATGTGAATGCATTGCTTCGTTTATGTGATGTATATGGGATTCCACTTGCAACGAATATGGCAAGTGCTGAAATGTTAATGCATGCATTAGAGCGAGGAGATTTAGATTATCGTAAGTTAAGAAAATGAGGGGAACAATTATGAGTGGATTACATATATTAGCGTTTGGTGCTCATGCCGATGATGTTGAAATCGGCATGGCTGGTACCATCGCTAAATATACAAAGCAAGGGTATGAAGTAGGTATTTGTGATTTAACAGAAGCTGATCTTTCTTCCAATGGAACGATAGAGTTGAGAAAAGAAGAAGCAGAGGTCGCAGCTCGTATAATGGGAGTAAAAACGAGGCTGAATTTAGCGATGCCAGACCGTGGTTTGTATATGAAAGAAGAGTATATACGTGAAATTGTCAAGGTGATCCGTACATATAAACCAAAACTAGTTTTTGCGCCATACTATGAAGATCGCCATCCAGATCATGCAAATTGTGCAAAGCTTGTGGAAGAGGCTATTTTTTCAGCAGGAATCCGTAAATATATGCCGGAACTTTCACCACATCGTGTGGAGTCTTTTTATAATTATATGATTAATGGTTTTCATAAACCGAATTTTTGTATAGATATAAGTGAGTACCTCTCTATAAAGGTGGAAGCATTAGAAGCGTATGAAAGTCAGTTTTCAACAGGGAGTGATGGTGTTAAGACACCGTTAACAGAAGGTTACGTTGAAACTGTGATTGCTCGTGAGAAGATGTTTGGAAAAGAAGTTGGAGTCTTGTATGCCGAGGGATTTATGAGTAAGAAACCGGTTTTATTACATGCTGATTTATTAGGGGGATGTAAATGAAATTAAAAATAGGTATTACATGTTATCCTTCTGTAGGTGGTTCTGGAGTTGTTGGAACAGAATTAGGAAAGCAATTGGCGGAACGCGGGCATGAAATTCACTTTATTACATCGGGTTTGCCATTCCGGTTAAATAAAGTATATCCAAACATATATTTTCATGAAGTAACGGTAAGCCAATACTCTGTATTTCAATATCCACCATACGATTTAGCGTTAGCAAGTAAGATGGCAGAGGTTGCACAAAGAGAAAACTTAGACATTTTACATGTGCATTACGCAATACCACATGCAATTTGTGCATATTTAGCAAAACAAATGATCGGAGAGCGTATTAAAATTGTTACAACCTTGCATGGAACAGATATTACTGTGTTAGGTTCCGACCCTTCGTTAAATAATTTAATTCGTTTTGGTATTGAGCAATCGGATGTTGTTACTGCTGTCTCGCATTCATTAATTAACGAAACGCATGAGCTTGTAAAACCAAGTAAAGAAATTCAAACGGTATATAACTTTATAGACGAACGCGTATATTTCAAGCGTAATATGTCTCAGTTAAAGAAAGAATACGGTATAAGTGAGAGTGAAAAAGTACTTATTCATATTTCGAATTTCCGTAAAGTGAAACGTGTGCAGGATGTTGTTGAGGCATTTGCTAAAATTGTTAAAGAAGTAGATGCGAAGTTACTTCTTGTTGGAGACGGACCAGAATTCTGTACGATTTTACAGATAGTGAAGAATTTACATATTGAAGATCGCGTTTTATTCCTAGGGAAGCAAGATAATGTTGCAGAACTACTTGCAATGAGTGATTTAATGTTGCTTCTATCAGAGAAGGAAAGTTTTGGTCTTGTTTTATTAGAAGCAATGGCGTGTGGTGTACCTTGTATCGGAACACGGGTTGGAGGTATTCCAGAGGTTATTCAACACGGGGAAACAGGATATTTGTGTGAAGTTGGCGATACAACAGGAGTGGCAAATCAAGCTACTCAGCTATTAAAGGACGAGGAACTTCACCGCAATATGGGAGAACGAGCAAGAGAAAGTGTTTATGAGCAATTTCGCTCAGAAAAAATTGTTTCACAATATGAAACGATTTACTATGACGTACTAAGGGATGACAAAAATGGAAAGATTTAAAAAAGCTAGTTCTATTATTGAGACATTAAAGCAACAAGGACATGAGGCTTACTTTGTTGGTGGGAGCGTACGAGATCTTATTATCGATAGGCCGATTGGAGATATTGATATTGCGACATCTGCTTTACCAGAAGAAGTGATGGCTATATTCCCAAGAAATGTTCCTGTTGGTCTTGAGCATGGAACTGTAATTGTTGTAGAAAATGGTGAGCCTTATGAGGTAACTACTTTTCGAACAGAAAGCGAATATGAAGATTTTCGAAGACCTAGTAGTGTTCAGTTTGTTCGTTCATTAGAAGAGGATTTAAAACGTCGTGATTTCACGATGAATGCAATTGCTATGACAGAAGAAGGCGAAATGGTTGATTTATTTGCTGGGCAGGAAGCCATTCAACAGAGAGAAATTGTGACAGTTGGAAATGCTGCTGATCGTTTTCAAGAAGATGCCCTGCGAATGATGCGTGGTATTCGGTTTGTAAGCACGTTAGGTTTTTCATTAGAAACGAAAACGAAGCAAGCGATTGAAACGTATGGGCATTTGCTAGAACATATAGCAATTGAGCGCATTACAGTAGAGTTTGAGAAACTGTTAACTGGTACATATTGTGTGAAAGGTCTCAAAGAATTAGTAGAAACGAAGCTATTTTCTCATTTGCCATATTTACAAATGTCAGAAGAGAGACTGTTAAAAGCTACGCAGTATAAATGGGATTCTTTCGAAACGGATATTGACGCGTGGGCATTTTTCTTATATTGTATCGGAGAAGAACATCCATCTGTTTTTTTACGTCAATGGAAGTTTTCAAATAAAAAAATAAAAGATATTGTTGCAGTTTTATTGGCAATACGTACTAGAAAGGAGAAGGATTGGGATACAGTCCTTCTTTATAAAACGGGAATTCATATCGCTGAAATGGCAGAGAGAGTATATGAAGCGATGATTGAAAGCTATGACCCTACATCTGTTAAACGAGTACAATCAATGTTTCACGCATTGCCAATCCAGAGTCGTCAAGAAATGAATGTGACTGGTAATGATTTATTAAACTGGGCAAACAAAAAGCCTGGTCCGTGGGTTGCTGACATGCTTCAGAAAATCGAGGAAGCAATCGTACAAGGAAACGTAGTTAATGAGAAAGAGCGTATAAGGGAGTGGCTGCAAGGATGCAATCTACTATAAGAAAGCAGTTATTGCAAGTTTTTTCTGAAGCGGATGGCGAGTTTGTATCCGGCCAAACGATTAGTGATAAACTTGGTTGTTCAAGAACTGCCGTGTGGAAACATATGGAAGACCTCAGGAGTGAGGGATATGAACTTGAAGCTGTGCGTCGATTAGGTTACCGAATTGCAAGTAAGCCAGACAAAGTGACTGCTAATGAAATTCAGTTAGGGCTACAAACGAAGCGAATTGGTAGAACAGTGTATTTTGAAGAAACTGTTGAATCAACGCAGCACATTGCAGCAAAACTTGCTTATGAAGGTGCAGAAGAAGGAACTATCGTTGTAGCAGAAGAACAAACAGCGGGAAGAGGTCGTTTAAGCAGAAAATGGTATTCACCAAAAGGAACAGGAATTTGGATGAGTATTATTTTACGTCCATCAATCCCAGTTCATCATGCACCGCAACTTACTTTGTTAGCGGCTGTTAGTGTTGCACAGGCAATTGAAAAATGTACAGGTGTAAACGTGGGAATAAAATGGCCAAATGATATTTTAATTCAAGGTAAAAAGGCTGTAGGTATATTAACAGAAATGCAAGCGGATCCTGATAAAATTAATGCTGTTATTATGGGCATCGGTATTAATGCGAATCAAAAGCAAGAACATTTTGATGAAGAAATTCAGCACATTGCTACTTCATTAGCGATTGAATCAGGTAAGCCGATTGTTCGTGCAGAACTTATGCAACAAATCTATTTACAACTAGAAAAATTATATGAAGAGTATTTACAAAATGGTTTCTCTGTCATTAAAATCCTTTGGGAAAGTTACGCTGTGAGCATCGGGAAAGAAATTACTGCTCGAACGATGAGAGAGACGATTACGGGGTTAGCAAAAGGAATCACAGAGGATGGTGTATTACTTCTGGAGGATCATGAGGGGAAAGTACATCATATTCATTCTGCAGATATTGAAATTAAGTAAAAGAAGTTCCTCTTTTGGAACTTCTTTTTATTTCAATATTTTTGAGTTGAATTTGTAATATGATAATAAATTCATTTAATATTTAAAGTTCATTTCAAGATATCTTCCGTCTAGTTGGCCTGGCATGTTATTTGACGATTACTTTGCCTTCCATTCCTTTAAGGAGATGGTATCGACATATTAATTCATATGTACCAGTATTTTTAGGTTTCACGGTAATATTCTTTTCTTTTCCTGACTCGACTACGACGTCAATGCCGAGTTTTTTCACTGTAAAGGTGTGCTCGTTTTTACCTTTATTTTTCAATAGTAATGTTGTTGATCCTTCAAGCGGAATCGTGATGACATTTGGATTAAAGTAATCATCATTTAGTTCAACCTCAATCACGTTCGTTAAATCGGTAGGTTGTGTTACGACATTAACTGAGGCAAATACATGAAAGGATCCTAAAGACATCCACCATACAATCATTACAAGCAAACTGCTGAATCGAAATAACCACCTGTTCATAGACATTTGCAATTCTCCTTTGTTAAGTACTTTTCCTCAATTAACCTGCATCATTAGTTTAAGAGTTATACTATACAGTTAAATTGATTACAGAAGAAATTAACTTGGACTTTTTTAACATGCGTTGAAAAAACATGTATCTTTTCAGGATTGAATTATCTATAAAAAGTTTATCCCGCTATTTGCCGGGTAGTAAGACCCCTACCTCAAAATTCAGCGGAAGCAAAGCAGTTAGGAGGGGGAGCGGGCTGTCCGTAAAAGTCCGATTGGTGAGGGGTGATTAAAGTTTCACTTTATAGCATATATACTCTCGTGTTAAATTTCATATACCGTAATAAGAATAAAAAATTATTTTTTCGAAAAAATGTAGTAATTCCCTTTTGTAGTTTGCTATAATTAGTTCGAATGTGGGCAGTATCAGAGCGAACTGCACCATGATTCGAAGTAATACGAAAAATAATAACTTGGATTCTGCCTTGATCCAATAACGGACTGGGACAGAGGGATGAATAATGCCGACTAACACACAACCCTTCTGCCCTTTTATGGCCAGAGGGGTTTTTTATATGATTTCGGCCATCTCCTCTCTCCTGCATAAAGGAGGAGTAGTTTTTGAAAACAAAAACAGTTTTTTTGAAGATGAAAGAGCAAGGTGAGCCGATTACAATGCTAACGGCGTATGATTATCCATCTGCTAAATTAGCAGAAGAAGCTGAAGTTGATATGATTCTAGTTGGAGATTCTCTTGGAATGGTTGTACTCGGATACGATTCAACAGTACCTGTAACAGTAGAGGATATGATTCATCATACGAAAGCTGTACGCCGCGGAGCGAAAGAGACGTTTATTGTAACTGATATGCCATTTATGTCGTATCACGTATCGTTACAAGAAACGATGGTGAATGCACGCCGCATCGTTCAAGAGAGCGGGGCGCATGCACTGAAGGTAGAAGGTGCTGGAGAAGTTATATCAACAATTCAATATTTGACGAACGCAGGAATTCCTGTTGTAGCGCATTTAGGTTTAACCCCTCAATCTGTAGGAGTGTTGGGTGGATATAAAGTGCAAGGAAAAGATGCGGAGAGTGCTAAGAAATTAATAGAAGATGCAAAGAAATGTGAAGAAGCTGGTGCAATAGCGCTTGTGTTAGAATGTGTACCAATGCAGTTAGCAGAACTTATTTCAGAGCAACTAACAATACCGACAATTGGGATTGGTGCAGGACAAAAAGTAGATGGGCAAGTGCTTGTTTATCATGATCTTATCTCATACGGCGTGAATCGTGTTCCGAAATTTGTGAAGCAATATACGTCTGTTCAAGAGGAGATTGTGCGTGGGATTTCACAATACGTTACTGAAGTAAAGACAAGGCAATTTCCTGAAGAAAAACATTCGTTCACAATGAAAGAGGAAGAATGCTTAGCGTTATACGGAGGAAAACAATAATGAAAATCGTAACTACAGTGCAAGAGATGCAGCAAATTACAAACGAACTTCGTGCAAGTGGAAAGAGTATTGGTTTTGTTCCAACGATGGGTTATTTACATGAAGGGCATGCTACCTTATTACGTAAGGCAAGAGAAGACAATGAAATTGTAGTTTTAAGTGTATTTGTAAACCCGCTGCAATTTGGCCCAAATGAAGATTTAGATCGATATCCTCGTGATATTAATAGAGATGAAAATGTAGCAAAAGAAAACGGTGTAGATTATTTATTTTATCCGAGTGTAGAAGAAATGTATCCAACAGAACAAACAACAACAGTAGAAGTTGTGAAGCGCACGGACGTATTATGCGGTCAACAAAGACCTGGTCATTTTGCTGGTGTTGCAACTGTACTAATGAAACTATTTAATATTACGCTGCCAACGCGTGCTTATTTCGGT includes:
- the mgsA gene encoding methylglyoxal synthase; the protein is MKIALIAHDKKKNDMVSFAYAYKPIFEQHELFATGTTGLRIMEATGLVVTRYQSGPLGGDQEIGAMIAKNDLDMVIFFRDPLTAQPHEPDVNALLRLCDVYGIPLATNMASAEMLMHALERGDLDYRKLRK
- the bshB1 gene encoding bacillithiol biosynthesis deacetylase BshB1 is translated as MSGLHILAFGAHADDVEIGMAGTIAKYTKQGYEVGICDLTEADLSSNGTIELRKEEAEVAARIMGVKTRLNLAMPDRGLYMKEEYIREIVKVIRTYKPKLVFAPYYEDRHPDHANCAKLVEEAIFSAGIRKYMPELSPHRVESFYNYMINGFHKPNFCIDISEYLSIKVEALEAYESQFSTGSDGVKTPLTEGYVETVIAREKMFGKEVGVLYAEGFMSKKPVLLHADLLGGCK
- the bshA gene encoding N-acetyl-alpha-D-glucosaminyl L-malate synthase BshA — encoded protein: MKLKIGITCYPSVGGSGVVGTELGKQLAERGHEIHFITSGLPFRLNKVYPNIYFHEVTVSQYSVFQYPPYDLALASKMAEVAQRENLDILHVHYAIPHAICAYLAKQMIGERIKIVTTLHGTDITVLGSDPSLNNLIRFGIEQSDVVTAVSHSLINETHELVKPSKEIQTVYNFIDERVYFKRNMSQLKKEYGISESEKVLIHISNFRKVKRVQDVVEAFAKIVKEVDAKLLLVGDGPEFCTILQIVKNLHIEDRVLFLGKQDNVAELLAMSDLMLLLSEKESFGLVLLEAMACGVPCIGTRVGGIPEVIQHGETGYLCEVGDTTGVANQATQLLKDEELHRNMGERARESVYEQFRSEKIVSQYETIYYDVLRDDKNGKI
- a CDS encoding CCA tRNA nucleotidyltransferase; amino-acid sequence: MERFKKASSIIETLKQQGHEAYFVGGSVRDLIIDRPIGDIDIATSALPEEVMAIFPRNVPVGLEHGTVIVVENGEPYEVTTFRTESEYEDFRRPSSVQFVRSLEEDLKRRDFTMNAIAMTEEGEMVDLFAGQEAIQQREIVTVGNAADRFQEDALRMMRGIRFVSTLGFSLETKTKQAIETYGHLLEHIAIERITVEFEKLLTGTYCVKGLKELVETKLFSHLPYLQMSEERLLKATQYKWDSFETDIDAWAFFLYCIGEEHPSVFLRQWKFSNKKIKDIVAVLLAIRTRKEKDWDTVLLYKTGIHIAEMAERVYEAMIESYDPTSVKRVQSMFHALPIQSRQEMNVTGNDLLNWANKKPGPWVADMLQKIEEAIVQGNVVNEKERIREWLQGCNLL
- a CDS encoding biotin--[acetyl-CoA-carboxylase] ligase; translated protein: MQSTIRKQLLQVFSEADGEFVSGQTISDKLGCSRTAVWKHMEDLRSEGYELEAVRRLGYRIASKPDKVTANEIQLGLQTKRIGRTVYFEETVESTQHIAAKLAYEGAEEGTIVVAEEQTAGRGRLSRKWYSPKGTGIWMSIILRPSIPVHHAPQLTLLAAVSVAQAIEKCTGVNVGIKWPNDILIQGKKAVGILTEMQADPDKINAVIMGIGINANQKQEHFDEEIQHIATSLAIESGKPIVRAELMQQIYLQLEKLYEEYLQNGFSVIKILWESYAVSIGKEITARTMRETITGLAKGITEDGVLLLEDHEGKVHHIHSADIEIK
- a CDS encoding cupredoxin domain-containing protein, which codes for MSMNRWLFRFSSLLVMIVWWMSLGSFHVFASVNVVTQPTDLTNVIEVELNDDYFNPNVITIPLEGSTTLLLKNKGKNEHTFTVKKLGIDVVVESGKEKNITVKPKNTGTYELICRYHLLKGMEGKVIVK
- the panB gene encoding 3-methyl-2-oxobutanoate hydroxymethyltransferase, which codes for MKTKTVFLKMKEQGEPITMLTAYDYPSAKLAEEAEVDMILVGDSLGMVVLGYDSTVPVTVEDMIHHTKAVRRGAKETFIVTDMPFMSYHVSLQETMVNARRIVQESGAHALKVEGAGEVISTIQYLTNAGIPVVAHLGLTPQSVGVLGGYKVQGKDAESAKKLIEDAKKCEEAGAIALVLECVPMQLAELISEQLTIPTIGIGAGQKVDGQVLVYHDLISYGVNRVPKFVKQYTSVQEEIVRGISQYVTEVKTRQFPEEKHSFTMKEEECLALYGGKQ
- the panC gene encoding pantoate--beta-alanine ligase: MKIVTTVQEMQQITNELRASGKSIGFVPTMGYLHEGHATLLRKAREDNEIVVLSVFVNPLQFGPNEDLDRYPRDINRDENVAKENGVDYLFYPSVEEMYPTEQTTTVEVVKRTDVLCGQQRPGHFAGVATVLMKLFNITLPTRAYFGMKDAQQVAVIEGFVTDFNIPVTIVPVDIVREEYGLAKSSRNVYLSQDEREEALHLYRSLCIAKERIEVGERNPEIITNLVKEYIETHTKGTVDYADLYAYPSLTMVEKVEGRIILAIAVKFENVRLIDNITLTVK